TGGCACCGGGCACGTCCGTGGTCTGGACCAACGGCGACGTCATTCCTCACACCAGCACCGGCACGGACAAGCAGTGGGACTCCAAGCCGATCCAGCCGGGCTCGAGTTTCAAAGTGACCTTCGACAAGGCCGGCACCTACACGTACGGGTGCACGATACACCCGTTCATGCAGGCGACCGTGGTCGTCAGGAATTAGACGATGCCCGCAGATCGGCCCTGGTGGGTGAGGCGCGGCAGACAGATGGAACCGGTCCGAGCGACTTCCGAGCGTCGGGACGCCACCGACGAAGAGCTGATGCAGCGACTCGCCGCCGGCCACCAAGATGCCCTCGGGCCCCTCTATACTCGATACGCAACTCGGATCTTCGGACTCGCGTCGCAGTCGCTTGAGCGCCAGGCCGCCGAGGAGGTCGTCCAGGACGTCTTCCTCGCGGTCTGGCGCAAGGCCGAGACGTTCGAGCCCGAGCGTGGGACGTTTCGGCCGTGGGTGTTCCAGATCGCCCACCACCGCGTCCTCAATGAACTCCGGCGCCGAAGCCGCCAGCCCGCGCTGGACCCCGATCCCGAATGGGAGCGGCTGAGCGCGATCCCCGATCCCGGACTTACCCCCGAGGAGGCAGCCGGACGCGCGGAGGACCGCGCCCGGCTCCGCTCCGCGATGGAGAATCTCCCCCCGGCGCAGCGCAGCGCCCTGACCCTGGCCTTCGGCGAGGAGTTGAGCCACGCCGAGGTGGCCAAGCGCCTCGATCTTCCCTTGGGCACGGCGAAGACACGCATCCGGGCCGGCCTCGAGCGGCTGCGGGCCGGCCTCTCGCCGGCGGCCGCGGCACTGGTGATCGGCGCAATCGGCTTGGCGGCGCTCGGAGGGATGTGGTACCGTTCCGACCTGGCCGCCCGGGCGCGAGACACCCGTGCGCTTGCCCTGCTCACGTCGAGCGAGACCGTCGCCATCCGGCTGACACCCGCCCCAGGCGTCCCGGCGGCGACCCATGCCGTCTACCGCGGCCAGCCAGGGGTGACGATCGCGGTGCTCACCTTCGACAAGTTCCCGCCGGCGCCTCAGGGACACACGTACCAAGCCTGGGTGCGGCACGGCACCAGGTGGATCTCGCTCGGGACCGCCCGCCCGGACGTAGAGGGCGACGCCCGCCTGATCGTCGAGGGACCAGAGCTGGCAGCGCTGCCGGATGCCATCGAGGTCACACGCGAAGCTGCGGGCGGGAGCCAGGTCCCCACGGGACCCGTGATCGTGCGCGCGGAGCCGACACGGTAGGGATGAAAACGATAAGGACTGTCGGACGGAGGGCGGCGCTCAGCTCAGAGCGCCGTCCTCCACGGTGAGGATCACCTTCCCGCACTTACCGGAGCGCATGAGGGCGAACGCCTCTGCGAAGCGCCTCATCGGGAGCCGATGGGTGATCACCGGTCGAATGTCGAGGCCCGAAGCCAGCAACGCAGTCGCCTCGTACCAGGTTTCCCAGAGCCGCCGGCCAAAGATGCCGTGCAGGCGGACCCCCTTGAAGATGACGTCGTTGGCCAGGTCGAGCTCGACCGGCCGTCCTGGGAGGCCCAGCAGCGCGCCGAACCCGCCGTTTCGCAGCGCGGCCAAGCCGGTGCGCAGTCCCTGCGCGTTCCCGGAGAACTCCAGCAGCACATCCGCGCCGGCACCGTCGGTCAGACCGCGGACGGCCTTGGGGATGTCGGTCGATCTCGCGTCCAGGACGTGATCGGCGCCCATCCGGCGAGCGAGGCGCAGGCGGTACGGGTTGACGTCGACGGCAACGACCGGAATGGCGCCGGCCCTGTGCGCGATGAGGATCGCGCACAGGCCGATCGGCCCGCAGCCCATCACAATGACCGACCGCGTGCCCAAATCGGTGGCCAGCGCGGTGTGTACCGCGTTTCCGAAGGGGTCCATCGATGCCGCGACTTCGACCGGGGTCCTGGGAGGCATGCGCCAGGCGTTCTGGGCGGGCAGCGTCACATATTCGGCAAACGCCCCGTCCCGATCCACCCCGATGATTTGAAGGGCCTCACAGATATGGGCTTCGCCCCGGCGGCACAGGTGGCACCGCCCGCAGCTCACGTGCGACTCGCCGGAGATGAAATCCCCACGCGAGACGTCGTGGACATCCGGCCCGACCTGCACCACGGTCCCGCAGAACTCGTGCCCGATGATGCAGGGGGGATGCATCCGGGATGCCGCCCACGGATCCCACCCTTCGATGTGGAGGTCGGTGCCGCAGATGCCGCCGGCGCGCACGCGCACCAATACTTCGCCGGGCCCCGGTGCGGGCACCGGCACCGTGCGGATCTCCAACCCCGGGCCGGCGGCGGGCTTGACGAGCGCCCGCATGGTCCGGCGCATGTTAGGACAGCCGCTGCATGAACCGGACGACGGTCTCGATCCCCCGGTAGAAGTTCGGGAGATGGAACTTCTCGTTGGGCGAGTGTAGGTTATCGTCAGGCAGGCCAAACCCCATGAGGACGGGGAACGCGTGCAGGACGTTCTGGAACTCGGCGGCCACCGGCACGCTCCCACCTTCGCGCAGGTACACGGGCGCGCGGTGAAAGACTTCCTCAAGCGCCGCAGCCGCGCTCTTGAGCGCCGGGGCGTCCGGCGGGAGCGCGAGCGGTGCGCCGGAACCCAGGAGCCGGATCTCCGCCGCAAGCCCCGGCGGCGTCAGACGCTGCACCTTTCGGGTAAATGCGCGGAGTACCGCCTGCGGACGCTGGTCGGGCACGAGGCGCATGCTGATCTTCGCGGTCGCGCGGGCGGGGATGACGGTCTTGGCGCCCGGTCCGGTGAACCCGCCCACGATTCCGTGCACCTCAAGGGTGGGACGCGCCCACCGGCGGTCGAGGATGCCGTAGCCTTCCTCCCCGGGCGCCTCGGAGACCCCGAGATCATTCAAGTACGCTTCCTCGCGAAAGCCGAGCTGATCCCACGAGCGCCGCTCGGCCTCGTCCGGCGGGACGACCGCCGCGTAGTATCGCGGCACCGTCACCCGACGCTTGCGATCCCGGAGCCCCGCGATGATGTGAGCCAGGCCCTCCAGGGGGTTCGGGGCGGCGCCCCCGTAGATACCGGAATGGAGGTCCCGGTTGGCCCCTCGAAGTTCTACCTCGGTGTAGATCATCCCCCGGAGGCCCGTGACCAGGGCCGGACGCTCAGGGGCGAAGAAGCTGCCATCGCACACGAGCGACACGTCCGCCCCCAGCAGCTGACGGTGCTTCTTGATGAACGGGAGCATCCGCGGACTGCCGATCTCCTCCTCCCCTTCCACGAAGAACTTCACGTTGATCGGAAGTCGGCCATCCGTCTTGAGCAGCGACTCCACCGCGCAGATCTGCACGAACAACTGCCCTTTGTCGTCCGAAGCGCCGCGGCCGTACAGGGCGTCCTCCCGCTGGACCGGCTCGAACGGCGGCGAGGTCCACAGCTCCAGTGGATCGGGAGGTTGGACGTCGTAATGCCCGTAGCAGAGGAGCGTCGGACGTCCCGGGGCGCCCATCCACTCCGCGTAGACGGCGGGATGATGGTCGCTGGGCATGACCTTGGCGGCGAGCCCCGCGTCTGTGAGACGACCCGCCGTCCACTCGGCCGCGCGGGCCAAGTCGCCATGATGCTCGGGCAGCGTGCTGATGCTCGGGATGCGTACGAATTCCTTGAGCGCCTCAAGGAATCCGGCGTGGTGCTCCCGCGCGTAGGCAATCGGATCCATGGGCCGTCAGGCGGACACGCCCTCGAGGGCATTCCGGTAATCCTCGAGGGTCAACCGCACATCGCCGTCGCGGAGATTCAACGCGTAGGCGATCATTCGCATCGTGAGGGTCACCGCCTCCTTGAGTCCGTGCACCTTCGGATCCGTCGCGAGGATGGTGTTGAGATCGTAGCAGCGACACGCCTGGTGCAGTATCCTGAACAAGGCCACTTCTTCCGCCAGCGTCTCCGGCACGTCCTGGTGACGCATCATGGCCGCGGACAACGACTCCGCGGTGCCCCCGGCCGCCGCCACCTCTGTCTCGAGGCGATCGATGAACCGGCGCTCCACCTCGTCGTCAACCGCGCGGTACGCGTTATAGGCGGTTTCTTTCTTGTGATCGGGCGTCTCCCCCCGCAGGAGTCTCCCGATGAACTTGCCCAAAGACAGCGATTCGAGGATCGTGTGGTCGCGCAGATCGCGCTTCAACAGCATCACGTTGGCCAACTGCGTCGGCGCCATCGGATTGGTGACCACCCGATCCGGCGGCAGGATCCTCGTAATGTCCAGCATCGCCCGTCCGTTGTCAAACGCGATCAGGCGGGCGAGCAGCATGCGCACCTGTTCCCGCCCCATCATCTGAAAGGAATCCCCCGCCGGCCCGGGATCTCGCAGCACGTCGTCGACCAGGCCGTCCAGCTCGGCGGTGTGGTCCCGGATGAACCTCGCCGTGACATCGGGCACGTTCTCGAGCCGGGATCGTCCCATCTCGTACGCCGACAGCGGGAAACTGCTCACCAGGTTGGTCCTGAGGTAAAAGATCTTTTCGCTCGTGTACGCGTAGGCCTCAACCGGCTGCCCCATGTCGAGCGCGGTCAGCGGGACGGTCACCTCCCGGTTCTCGAGATCCTGACCCCGCACCGCGCCCCCGTCGGCGCGATGCCCCTCCAACCACCGGAACACACGGTAGCCGCGGACCGCCGACCCGTTCGCCGGCATGACTTCAAACGGAGCGATCCGCCGTCCGTCCTGGGTGGCGTACGTATACCGGACGTACACCCAGTCATCGGAGTGAAATCGCGTGTTGGGGTAGGTCGCTTGCAGCCCGTAGGACGACGTGCTCTTGCCGGTCCCTGTGGGGGCGATGTAGAGCACCCCGCGACCATCCTTCTCGACACATGCCCCGTGGATGCTGTGGATCCCCCACTCCTCGGCCAGCACCCGCCCCACCGCGCCGAGGACCCAAGACTTCAACTGCCCGTAGTAGGACGTGTTGAAAAAAACGATCGTGTTCGTCCGACGGCTGAAGTAGGCGGCCTCGGGCTGCTCGGCGACGCCGCCCAGCGCATAGACGGTCACCTGGGGCTGCCGGGGGGGCGTCAGTCCTGTGATCGTCTGCCACTCCTCGGGGCTGTACCAGTTGAGGATCCACATTGCCTGCAGGTGGGGAGAGTTGGTGATGGCGCGGACGCGGACCCCATGGATGATGACGTCGTGCAGCGCCAGCGACTCCTTCCCGGCGTAGCGCACGATGTGTTCCACCGCGGCAGAGACCAGTTCATCGCGGCGTCCCTCGATCCGATCGATGCTCTTGTCGTGGACGGCCGTGCGCGTCTTCGTCCGTGTGGTGGTATTACTCGTGCCGATCGGGGTCCCCGGCCATTCAGGGGCGTTGGCGTTGGGCGCGGGCGGAAACGTGAACGACTCCACGCAAGAGCCTCCTCATGGGAAACGCGCAACCGGCGTCTCGACCGGCCAGCCGGCGCGGGACGGGGTAAGGTAAACGTACGATCGTTCGGTTCTGCTTTTCGACAATCTTCCACCACGCCCCTTCCCCAGGCCGGACGCGGCCTGGCGCGCAGCCGTGCAGGGCCGCGCCGAGGGCCGCGTTACGATTCCGACACCGATTTGTGACAGTCCGCGCACAGTGTCCCGTGAGAATGCTATCATGACAAGTGAGGACGTGGGGAGCGGACCATGATGCAAACTGTCTCAAAGACCGACGCCCAGCCGGGCGGCCGGATCCTTGTCGTGGACGATGAACCGCATATCGTGGAGCTCGTCCGCTACAACCTCGCCCAGGAAGGGTTCGAGGTCTCGATCGCCTACGATGGGCGCGACGCCATCGAAAAGGCCACGAAGGACACCCCCGATCTGGTGATCTTGGATCTCATGCTTCCGTATGTGGACGGTCTGGAAGTCTGCCGCCACATCCGGAGAGAGTCCTCGGTCCCGATCCTAATGCTCACCGCCAAGCACGGCGAGCAGGAACGCGTCGTGGGGCTGGAGCTGGGGGCGGACGACTACGTGACGAAACCGTTCAGCCCGCGCGAACTGGTGGCGCGCGTCCGCGCCATCCTGCGGCGAACGGCCCGGGAGAAAGAACGCCCCTCGGCGACCCCGGTCGGGATCGGCGGCCTCGTGCTGGATCCCACCACCCACGAGGTCCGGCTCCACGGCCGGACGATCGATCTCACCACGAAGGAGTTCGACCTGCTGCAGCTCCTGCTGAGCCATCCGAACCGGGTGTTCACGCGGGACTTCCTCCTCGAGCACATCTGGGGATACGACTACTTCGGCAGCACGCGGACCGTGGACATGCATATCAGCCGGCTCCGGGAAAAGATCGAAGACGACCCCAACACCCCGACCTACATCATGACGGTGCGGGGGGTCGGCTATAAACTGAAGAAGGACCAGGGATGACTCGCTTTCGGAAGCCCAGCGGGAGCCTGCGCTGGAATATCACCGCGAGCTACCTCGTGCTCGTCATTTTTTCGCTGGCGGTGGCCGCCCTGGTATTGATCCCCGCGATCACCCAGGTCTACTCGGGCGACTACAAGCGCGACGTGCTCAACGAAGCCAAGACGGTTGCGCGGATCCTTGAATCCCGTGAGGTCCAAGGCGCGGGCCTGGCGCGCCTCGACGAAATCGCGAACCAGTCCTCATGGCGGGAAGGCGTGTACATCGGCGTAAAGGACGTCACGGGGCGGCCTCCCGACACGGGGCGGTGGGCCGGACGGCGCGACGGCCCGATCGCCCCCGAGATCGCCGCCGCTCTCGCCGGCACACCCACCGCGATCATTCGTCCCGAAGGGCCCGGCACTGAAAGCCGGGAGCCGCGGATCTACGCGGCCGCCCCGATTCGGGCGGCGGGCGTGATTGTCGGTGTGGTGCAGGTGAGCGTACCCCGGCTGTGGCTCGACCGGGCGCTGCAAAAGGTTTGGGTGGCGCTCGGAGAGGCCCTCCTGGCCGGCGTCGTCGCTGCGCTGCTCCTCGGCGCCTGGAGGGCTCGGGCGATCGCCGCCCCGGTCCTGGAGCTCGCCCGCGCGGCCAAGCGGATCTCGACGGGCGATCTCGCCGCGCGCGCGGAGATCCGCAGCCGGGACGAGATCGGGCAACTCGGTGAGACGTTCAATGCGATGGCCGAGGAGCTTCGCGCAAAACTCACCGCGATCAGCGAAGAGCGCAGCAAGATCGAGACGATTATCTCGAGCATGAGCGACGCGGTGGTGGCCGTGGACCTGCACGGGACCATCCTGCTGCTCAACCGGTCCGCCGAGGACCTCCTCGGGCTCGCGCCGGACGCCAGGGGACGGCGTCTCACGGAGGTCTCGGCCAACCACCCGTGCTGGCGGTGCATCGAGACCGCCGCTCGCGAAGGCCGGGATATCAGCGAGGAGTTCAGCCCCACGCCACTCGAGGACCGGATCCTCGACCTGCACGCCGCGCCGCTCCGCGGTCCGGATGGGGACGTGGCCGGCGCCGTCGCGGTGGTGCGGGATGTCACGGATCTCCGCCGTGCGGAGCGGCTCCGCCGCGAACTCACGGCCAACGTCTCCCACGAACTCCGGACGCCCCTCACCTCGATCAAGGGGTTCGCCGAGACGCTGCTCGGTGGCGCGATGGCCGATGAAGCGGCGTGCCGCCGATTCCTGAGGATCATCGACAGCGAGGCCACACGCCTGATGAAGCTCGTGGACGACCTCATGGATCTCTCGCGCCTGGAGGCGCGGGTGGTGTCGATGGATCCCTCCATGGTGCGCGTGGACGAACTCGTGGCGGAGGTCCTGAGCCGCATGCGTCTTCAGGCGGAGCAGCACCGGATTGCCCTCCGCGCCGCGCGGACGGACCCGGTGGCCGCGCTGGCCGACCGCGATCGAATCCTGCAGGTGATCACCAACCTCGTGGACAACGCGATCAAGTTCACGCCCGAGGGAGGGACGGTTGAGGTATCGGTGGGGGCCACCGCGGCCACGGCCATCATCACGGTCACCGACACCGGGCGGGGGATCCCGGCCGACGACCTGACGAGGATCTTCGACCGTTTCTACCGAGTCGAGCGCTCCCGCTCGCGCGGGGCCGGAGGCACCGGGCTGGGGCTCGCCATCGCCCGGCATATCGTGGAGGCGCACGGCGGCCGGATCACCGTCACAAGCCGGATCAACGAGGGGAGCACATTCCAGGTGACGCTCCCGCACGTGAGTGCGCGGCCCGCCGAGGTCGCGGACTCCGCCGTGACGCTCCCGGGCGCGTAATCGGGGACCGGGCCTGCGCCGCCCGCCCTACCCGCGATATCCGGCCCGGAAGATCGGGAATGGGTTCG
This portion of the bacterium genome encodes:
- a CDS encoding sigma-70 family RNA polymerase sigma factor — translated: MEPVRATSERRDATDEELMQRLAAGHQDALGPLYTRYATRIFGLASQSLERQAAEEVVQDVFLAVWRKAETFEPERGTFRPWVFQIAHHRVLNELRRRSRQPALDPDPEWERLSAIPDPGLTPEEAAGRAEDRARLRSAMENLPPAQRSALTLAFGEELSHAEVAKRLDLPLGTAKTRIRAGLERLRAGLSPAAAALVIGAIGLAALGGMWYRSDLAARARDTRALALLTSSETVAIRLTPAPGVPAATHAVYRGQPGVTIAVLTFDKFPPAPQGHTYQAWVRHGTRWISLGTARPDVEGDARLIVEGPELAALPDAIEVTREAAGGSQVPTGPVIVRAEPTR
- the tdh gene encoding L-threonine 3-dehydrogenase; amino-acid sequence: MRRTMRALVKPAAGPGLEIRTVPVPAPGPGEVLVRVRAGGICGTDLHIEGWDPWAASRMHPPCIIGHEFCGTVVQVGPDVHDVSRGDFISGESHVSCGRCHLCRRGEAHICEALQIIGVDRDGAFAEYVTLPAQNAWRMPPRTPVEVAASMDPFGNAVHTALATDLGTRSVIVMGCGPIGLCAILIAHRAGAIPVVAVDVNPYRLRLARRMGADHVLDARSTDIPKAVRGLTDGAGADVLLEFSGNAQGLRTGLAALRNGGFGALLGLPGRPVELDLANDVIFKGVRLHGIFGRRLWETWYEATALLASGLDIRPVITHRLPMRRFAEAFALMRSGKCGKVILTVEDGALS
- a CDS encoding dipeptidase; the protein is MDPIAYAREHHAGFLEALKEFVRIPSISTLPEHHGDLARAAEWTAGRLTDAGLAAKVMPSDHHPAVYAEWMGAPGRPTLLCYGHYDVQPPDPLELWTSPPFEPVQREDALYGRGASDDKGQLFVQICAVESLLKTDGRLPINVKFFVEGEEEIGSPRMLPFIKKHRQLLGADVSLVCDGSFFAPERPALVTGLRGMIYTEVELRGANRDLHSGIYGGAAPNPLEGLAHIIAGLRDRKRRVTVPRYYAAVVPPDEAERRSWDQLGFREEAYLNDLGVSEAPGEEGYGILDRRWARPTLEVHGIVGGFTGPGAKTVIPARATAKISMRLVPDQRPQAVLRAFTRKVQRLTPPGLAAEIRLLGSGAPLALPPDAPALKSAAAALEEVFHRAPVYLREGGSVPVAAEFQNVLHAFPVLMGFGLPDDNLHSPNEKFHLPNFYRGIETVVRFMQRLS
- a CDS encoding response regulator transcription factor, with product MMQTVSKTDAQPGGRILVVDDEPHIVELVRYNLAQEGFEVSIAYDGRDAIEKATKDTPDLVILDLMLPYVDGLEVCRHIRRESSVPILMLTAKHGEQERVVGLELGADDYVTKPFSPRELVARVRAILRRTAREKERPSATPVGIGGLVLDPTTHEVRLHGRTIDLTTKEFDLLQLLLSHPNRVFTRDFLLEHIWGYDYFGSTRTVDMHISRLREKIEDDPNTPTYIMTVRGVGYKLKKDQG
- a CDS encoding ATP-binding protein — encoded protein: MTRFRKPSGSLRWNITASYLVLVIFSLAVAALVLIPAITQVYSGDYKRDVLNEAKTVARILESREVQGAGLARLDEIANQSSWREGVYIGVKDVTGRPPDTGRWAGRRDGPIAPEIAAALAGTPTAIIRPEGPGTESREPRIYAAAPIRAAGVIVGVVQVSVPRLWLDRALQKVWVALGEALLAGVVAALLLGAWRARAIAAPVLELARAAKRISTGDLAARAEIRSRDEIGQLGETFNAMAEELRAKLTAISEERSKIETIISSMSDAVVAVDLHGTILLLNRSAEDLLGLAPDARGRRLTEVSANHPCWRCIETAAREGRDISEEFSPTPLEDRILDLHAAPLRGPDGDVAGAVAVVRDVTDLRRAERLRRELTANVSHELRTPLTSIKGFAETLLGGAMADEAACRRFLRIIDSEATRLMKLVDDLMDLSRLEARVVSMDPSMVRVDELVAEVLSRMRLQAEQHRIALRAARTDPVAALADRDRILQVITNLVDNAIKFTPEGGTVEVSVGATAATAIITVTDTGRGIPADDLTRIFDRFYRVERSRSRGAGGTGLGLAIARHIVEAHGGRITVTSRINEGSTFQVTLPHVSARPAEVADSAVTLPGA